Below is a genomic region from Microbacterium sp. KUDC0406.
ACGACCGGCGAGTAGACCTCGTCCTCCTCGGCCTGGATCGGCACCGTCCCGGTCGCGACGGCCTTGAGCACATCCGCCGACGCCGGCTGCACATCGATGCCGGTGAGCGATCCGCTCCCCTTCTCGAAGTGCGCTCCACGAGGATGCTGCCGTCCGTCGATGCGCTTCTCCTTCGCGCGTCGCAGCTGCTCGGCGAGCTTGTCGACCGCGAGATCGAGGGCGACGAACTTGTCCGCGTCGACGGCCTCTGCGCGGACGACCGGGCCCTTGCCCACCAAGGTGAGCTCCACGGTCTCGTCCGGGACGCGTCCGTTGCGATAGGCGCGGTGGGTGACCTTGACGTCGATGCGCTGGGCCTTGGCTGCGAGCTGTTGCAGGCGTCCGAGCTTCTCCTCGACAACCGTCCGGAACCGATCGGAGATGCTCACTCCGACACCGACGATGCTCGTTTCCATTCCTGCCTCCTTGTCCCGGTCCTCCCGGCCAAGGGCGGACCGTGGTCGCCTTGTGTGCCCTACCGTAGTGCCGAGATCGGCGGATGTCACTACCCGTTCACCCCGTGTTCCGATCTGCGCGGGGTCGCCGCGAGGGCGAGTGCTCCGACGACGCGGTACCCGGCCCGCCGGAGCACCTGCGCGGCCTCATCGATCGTGGCGCCGGTGGTCACCACGTCGTCCACGATCACGACATCGGCGCCCCGAGGCAGTGCGAGGAGCGGATGCCGCACCCGCATGCTGCCGCGCACGTTGCGTGCTCGCGCATCGCGACCGAGGCCGCGCTGGTCCGTGTGCGAGCCCGTGCTCACGAGCATCCGGTGCGGAGTGCGACCTGCCGCGCGCAGCAGCAGCTCGGGAACGCGGTAGCCGCGACGGCGGAACGCGGCTCTGCTCGTCGGGACCGGGACGAGCAGGGCGTCGTCGCACTCCCCCGGGATCGCCGCGCGCAGCGCCGCCCCGAGTGGCCGCACGAGCAGCGTCTGACCGTCCTCCTTCACACGGCGGATGCACCGGGCGACGACCCCGTCGAACTCGTGCGCCGCGCGCACCGGCACGCCTCCGGGTGTGACGCGCCGCACGGGTCGTGCGTGCAGCGCCCGCGCGCAGTCGGGGCACAGCAGCGTACCGGGCAGTCCGCACCCCGGACAGTCCGCCGCGAGCAGGAAGGCGAGTGATTCCGCGCCGATGCGGCGCGCGCCGTCGATCCGGGAGAGGGGCATGAGCCGATCCTGCTGCCCCACAGGCGGGTCGCAGCCCGCGGTCTCCGGCGCTGTGCACGACCCGTCTCCGCCGGCGAGCTGGGGAGGGTCACTGTCCGGAGCGCGTTCCCAGCACCAGGACGCCGCTCAGGGACGCCTGCCACGTCGAGCCGCGCCGGGCGAAGACCACACCGTCGGACGAGAGCACGCGCACTCCCGTGATGGTGCGCGCCCCGGCGACCGACCGGGGGCCGGACGGCGCGGACATCGTCTCGGCCGGACCGCCGATCGGCTGCGTGAGCATGCGCGCGTCGTCGGTCGAGGTCAGGATCGCGACGGTGTCCGGCCCGACCCAGGCCAGGCCCTGCGCGGTGCCGGTGAAACGGCCGATCTCGTGCGTCTCGCCCAGGCCTATCGGCGTGCCGTCGTCGTCCCTGATCACGGCCGCCACGACGGCGTGGCGCTGACCGCCGACCGTCACGAGCGCCGCCGCTCTCGCGCCGTCGGCGGCGACGCGCAGCGCGGTGATCTCGGAGGCCTCCGGCCACGCTCGGGCGACGTCGTTCGGGGCGGCGTCGGGTCCGGTGGCCTTCAGCGCGCGGGGCGAGTCGTGCGGCACGGTCCAGGTGTATCCCCAGGCGTCCAGGCTCGGGGCGATCAGCCCGGGCCTGCCGTCGAGATCCACGACGTTGCTCGGCGTGGCCAGGTACACATGCCCGTCGTCGAGCAGCATCGCCGCCGCCGAGTCGTCCGCGGCGACGTCGATCGCGCGCAGGCGTGCGGCGTTCTTGTCCACCTGCGCCGACAGGTCGCCGACCGGCGCGATCTGGTCGCCCACCGCCGTACCGAAGCCGTCCTTGGTGAGCACCAGCGTGCCGGCGTCCGGGCCGGGCTGATCCACCTGCACCTCGCTGACGTCCAGCGGCTGCTGATCCACGGTGAAGCGCACCTCGACGACGCCGAGGGGGCGAGAGTGGCCTCCAGCTGGGTGCGCATGCGTGCCAGGGTGGTGGCGTCCAGGTTCAGCGCGGACCGGGTGAGGTCGACCTCGGCCACCTGGGACTGGTCGATCACGACGGCCCCTCGCGCCAGTCCGACCTCGTCTGTGAATGCGCTGCGCACGCCGGGCGCGAGCCACGGGGTCGGCTCCCCCGACACCAGCTGCTGCGTGAGAGTGGTCGCGGTCGAGGGCCGGCGCGGATACCAGCGCACATCGGGGACGAGATGAGCCCAGGACGGATCGAAGTACTGCAGCGAGTAGGAACGGTACACCAGCGGGAAGTTGACGGCGTCCAGGACGATGCCGTTCGGCGCCTCGGAGATCCGCCACTCGCCGCCCTTCTTGCGCTCCAGGTGGAACTTCAGCGGCGCGGTGTCGCCGATCCCGGCGGAGTAGGCACCCGCGCCGTCCACACTCGCGACCTGCGCGAGCTGCACCGTCACGTCGGCGCTGGTCGTGTCCTCGTCATCGATGTCGCCCACCGCCGTGATCGACCGGGACGCACTCGAGGTGTCCACGGTGACGCCGCTGGTGGGAGCCCAGCTGTCGCTCATCTCCGGCGTCAGGAACTCCCTGGCGATGCTCCAGTTGTCGATGGGCGTGATCCCCGCATCGAGGAAGCCCTCGACGATCTCCTGAGGGTCCGCGCCCTCCCTCGGGGTCGCGGCGTACTCGGTGAAGCTCGGGCCGTCGCCCTTCTCTCCGACGGCCAGGCCGACCGACACCGGCCCCGTCGTCGGCAGTCCGGTGCAGGAGGCCAGCAGCAGCATGGCGGCGGTGACCGCGCCGGCCGCCAGCGCACGGATGCCCCTCATCGGTCCTCCTCCTCGCCATCCGGCGTCGGGATCGGCTGGGTGAGCGCGCCGATGTCGGTGAGACTCTCCTGGGGTTCGAGCGGCACCGGGCTGGGACCGGACAGCTCACCGGGGTGCCGGGGAATCGTCAGGACGAAGTTGGTCCCGACGCCGAGTTCCGACCACACCTCCAGCGTGCCGCCGTGCAGTCGCGCATCTCCGAGTGCGATCGACAGACCGAGACCCGTGCCTCCGATGGTGCGCTTCCGCGACGGGTCGGCCCGCCAGAAGCGGTCGAACACCCGCTGGGCGTCGTCCGGACGCATGCCGAGACCGAAGTCGCGCACCCCGGCGGCGACGGCGTGCTGGTTGCTGTCCACGGTCACAACGATCGGCCGGCCCTCCCCGTGCTCGATCGCGTTGCCCACCAGGTTGCGCAGCACCCGGCGCACGCGGCGCGGATCCATGTCCACCGGCGAGTATCCGCCCGGCGCCACCAGCCGGAGCTCGATGCCGTGCTGATCGGCGAGCGGGCGCATCTGATCGACGATCTCCTCGGCGACCTGCGCGAGACCGGTCGCCTCCACCTCGAGCTGCACCGATCCGGCATCGTAGCGGCTGATCTCGAGCAGATCGGCGAGCAGCGTGTCGAATCGCTGCACCTGGGTGTGCAGCAGCTCGGCGGTGCGCGCGGTGGTGGGCTCGAACTGGCCCTTCTGGTCATTGATCATGTCGGCGGCCAGGCGGATCGTCGTCAGCGGCGTTCGGAGCTCGTGCGAGACATCCGACACGAACCGCTGCTGCACGAGCGAGAGCTCTCCGAGCTCCTTGATCTGCGACTCTATGCTGTCCGCCATCGCATTGAACGAACGGGCGAGGATGGCCAGCTCGTCCTCTCCGCGCACCGGCAGGCGCACGCCCAGGTCACCGGCGGCGAGGCGCGCGCTGGTCTCGGATGCCTCGACGATCGGCGCGGACACCGCGCGCAGCACCAGCCACGAGATCGCGGCGACGATCGCCACCAGAGCGATGCCCGCCAGCCACAGGGTGCGCTGCACGAACAGCAGCGTCTCGTCGGAGTCGCTGAGGTCGTAAGCGATGTACAGCTCGTAGACGGCTTTGCCGGGTACGAGAAGCTGCTGCCCGACGACGATCCCCGGCGGCGAACCTCCCTCGGTCGCCGGCACCGCGATGGACTGCCAGAACTGCTGCCGGTCGCCCTTCTCCGCCACCCTGGTCCGCAGCGGCTCGCTGATCGCGTCGACCGACAGTCCGCCGGCGCGGAACTCCGGCGGAATGAATCCCCCGCCGCCGAGGGTCTCGATGGGCGATGCCGTGATGAGGTCGGATGCTGCGGCCCTGGCCAGGTCGGTCTGGACGGAGCGCCACAGCGCCTGCAGCGCCGCACGATCGTCGGCGACGTTGCTGTTGTCGAGCGTGGTCTGCGCCTCGGCGACGGCGCGCTGCGACTTCTCGAGTGCGTCGTCCTTACGGGACTCGAACAGGTCGTTCTGGATCACCAGCGCCATCGCGACGCAGGTGATGAAGATCGCGAGAGAGGTGAGCAGCAGGGTGACGGCGATCGTGCGGAAGCGCATCGACCGGTTCCACAGCCGCACCACGGAGCGCGGCCAGCTCCTCCAGTCGCGCCATGACGCGACCGGAGCGGGCGTCACGCTCGTCGCCGTCATCGCAGGATCCTCAGCCGGCGCTCCCGGCTCGGTAGCCCACGCCCCGCACGGTCATCACGATCTTCGGGTTGTCCGGGTCGAGCTCGACCTTGGCGCGCAGCCGCTGCACGTGAACGTTCACGAGACGGGTGTCGGCCTTGTAGTGGTAGCCCCACACCTGCTCGAGCAGCATCTCGCGGGAGAACACCTGCTGCGGCTTCGACGCGAGCGCGACGAGCAGCTGGAACTCGAGCGGCGTGAGCGAGATCGGCGTCGTGCCGCGGCGCACCTCGTGCCCGTCCACGTCGACCACGAGGTCGCCGACGCGCAGCACCTCGGTGGTGGCCTGCGGAGTCGGCCGCAGGCGGGTGCGGATGCGGGCGACGAGCTCCTTCGGGTTGAACGGCTTGACCATGTAGTCATCGGCGCCCACCTCGAGACCTCGCACGACGTCCGCCGTGTCGCTCCTGGCCGTCAGCATGATGATCGGCACTCCGGATTCGGCGCGGATGCGGCTGCAGATCTCGATGCCGTCCATGCCGGGGAGCATCAGGTCGAGCAGCACGAGATCGGGACGCTGACTGCGCCACTGCTCGACCGCCTTTGCCCCATCGGCGCAGAACAGCGGCTCGAAGCCCTCGGTGCGCAGCACGATCCCGATCATCTCGGCGAGCGCCGTGTCATCGTCGACCACGAGGATGCGTGACGTCATATCGGCCCAGCCTCAACAATCTTTGTCCGCTACATGCGGCGCCCGGAGCCCTGACCCCGGCGCGACCGCACCTCCGCACAGCTTACTGAATCATGCTCTGCGCGTCCCGGAAGGGCCGCCCGGCACGTCGCGCACTCCTCGCAGACCCTCCGCGGACGGCCGCACCCGGGCCGTCGTCGACGTGCCCGAGGGGTGTGACACGATGGGAGCGCGCGGTGTGCCGCCTCATCGGGAGGCCGCGTGGGGAGGGAGTGCGCATGAGCAGCCAGGGCTGGACACCGGCGCCGAGGCGCGGAGCGATTCCGCTGCATCCGATGACGTTCGGGATGCTTCTCGGACGCTCCTTCGCGGCCCTGCGCCACAACCCGAAGGTGCTGTTCGGCTTCGCCGTCGTCGTGCAGCTGCTGAGCATGCTGGTCGTCCTGGTCGTACTCGGGGCGATCATCACCGCGAGCTTCCTGCGGCTGCAGACCGTGCAGCCGGGCTCGGACGACTTCGCGACGATCCAGGCCGGCACCACCGGGCTCGCGATCGTGTTCGGCATCGGCGCCGCGCTCCTCTCCGCCGCCGTGGCCGTCGTCCTGCAGGGCATCGTCGCCGCCGACGTCGCTCTCGCGGCGCTGTCGCAGAAGGGCACGCTGCGCGCGCTCTGGGCCCGGATGGCCCGGTCATTCTGGCGCCTGATGCTGTACGCCGTGCTGCAGGCCCTCGTCGTCGGCGGCGCCTTCACGCTCATCGCGATCGCCGTCTTCGCGATCGCCGCCGGCGCCGGCCTCGCGGGAACGGACGCCACGGGTCTGGCGATCACGCTCACGGTGCTGCTCGGCATCGGCAGCATCCCGCTGTTCGTCTGGCTGTACACGAAGCTGCTGCTCGTGCCCAGCGTGCTGGTGCTGGAGCGCGCGCCGCTGCGCACCGCCCTCGTGCGCTCCTGGCGGCTCACCCGCGGCCGGTTCTGGGTCGCGTTCGGGATCATGTTCCTGATCTCGCTGATCATGGGCGTCGCCGCCAACGTCGTCTCGATCCCCGGTGCGCTCATCACGTCGATCGTCATCGGCATCATCGCGCCCACGGGAGATCCCGACGTCGGGCAGATCGTGTCGATGGTGCTCGCATTCCTGCTGCCGCAGCTGCTGGTGTTCGCGGTGCAGGCGATCGGTCAGGTGGTGCAGTGCACCGGCGCCACGCTGGTGTACGTCGATTCCCGGATGCGCTACGAGGGCCTGGATCAGACCCTGATCGCCCATCAGGAGCGCCGTGCGGCGGGCTGGTCCGAGGAGCAGCTCGGCGACCCCTACGCCGTCGACCCCGCTCGCGCGGTGACGAAGGAGAAGCCGCAGGCTCCGGTGGCATCGTATGCATACGCGCAGCAGGCGTACGCGCAGCAGGCCCCTGCTGCGCCCTACGGATACGGGCAGCCGCAGGCGCCCGCACCGACCCCTTACGGATACGGGCAGCCGCAGGCGCCCATGCATCCGCCCTACTATCAGCCGGCACCCCCGGCATCCGCTCCTGCGCCGCCCGCACCCACGGCACCGCCGGCCGGCCCGGAGTCCACGCCGGCACCGCCGGCACCGCCCGCACCCCCGGCCCCGCCGCGCGACAGCAGCTGGACGCCCCCGAGCGGCGGCGCATGATCCGGCTGCTCGCGAACGCGGACGTGTACATCCCCGACGGGGACGAGGCTCGACGCTGGGCGCAGGACGAGCTCGCCAAGCAGATCTACGAGGAGGCGAAGCCGACCTGGTTCGACCGGATGTCGCGCGCGATCCTGGAGTTCCTCGGCGGTCTGTTCAGCAGCGACGGCTCCGGGGCCGTCGCCCCGTTCGCAGCCGTGCTCATCGTGCTGGTGATCGTCGCCGCGCTCGTCGTCGCCCTGGTCGTGTGGGGCCGCCCACGGGCATCACGGGCCATCCGTCGCCGCGCACATCTGCTGGGCGAGGCCGACGACCGCAGTGCCGCGCAGCTGCGCGCCGACGCCGAACGCGCAGCCCGCGAAGGCGAGTGGGATGCCGCCGTGACGCTGCGCTTCCGCGGCCTGGCACGAGGCCTCATCGAGCGCGACCTGATCGACCCCGCGCCCGGCGCCACCGCGCAGGCGATCTCGCGGGACGCCGGTGCCGCACTGCCCGCAGAGCACACCGCCCTGCACGAGGCGGCCTCGATCTTCGATCGGGTGCGATACCTGAGCGTGCCCGCGACCGAGGAGGACTATCGCGTGGTCGCCGGCACCGACGACCGGTCGACCTCGCTGCGGCCCGAGGCGGTGCCGACATGACCCTCGTCGCGGACGCCGCAGCGGCGCCGGGCGCGGACGAAGCCGCATCCACCGCCGCCGCCCGCCCGCGCGGGCGCTGGCGACGTCTGGTCGGATGGCTCGTCGTCGTGCTGATGCTGATCGGCGGCACCGCGATCGCCGCCCGTCTCGTGACGGCTCCTCCTGCCGTGGGCGCCGCGCTCGATCCGGAGGGTCCCGGCGACACCGGTGCACGTGCGCTGGCGGAGATCCTGCGGCAGCAGGGCGCCGAGGTGACCGTTGTGCGCTCGCATGCCGACGTGAGCGCAGAGCTCGACGACGGCACGACGCTCGCGATGGCCGACCCGGTGTACCTCACCGACGAGGCGGTGCAGGAGATGGTCGCGGACGCGCCTCGCACAGTGCTGCTCTCGAGCAGCGCGAGGACGCTGCGGCTGTTCGATCTCGGCGATTCCGCACCCGACCGGCCCGACCGCGCCTCGGCCGACTGCGACGAGCCGGAGTTCGCCAGGGTGGGGACCATCGTGCCCGGTCGCATGTTCGCCCCGGCGGAAGGCGTGGACGGCTGCTTCACCGGCCAGGACGGCAGCGCGGCAGTGCTCGTCGGCGGCTCCGAGTCGCAGCGGATCTCGCTCGCGGACGGGTCCGTGCTGTTCACCAACGGCCACCTCGCCGAGAACGGCAACGCGGCCCTCGGCCTCGCGCTGCTCGGCCAGACCGGCCGCGTGGTCTGGTACGTCCCCTCCTTCGGCGACAGCGACATCAGCGGGGAGGCGCCGGACACCCTCGGTGCCCGCACTCCCGGCTGGGTCACGCCCGCCATCCTCACTCTGCTGCTCGCCGGGCTCGCCGCCGCCCTCTGGCGCGGGCGCCGGTTCGGACCGCTCGTCGCCGAGACACTGCCGGTGACGGTGCGCGCTTCCGAGACGATGCACGGCCGTGCGCGGCTCACGGCGAAGGCGGCCGACGCACCGCACGCAGCCGCGGCGATCCGCGAGGGCACCGTCCGCAGGCTCGCCCAGCGCCTCGCCCTGGGCGACCGCGTCGCCGCGCACGAGGTCGCGGACGCGGCATCCGATCGGCTGCGCATCCCGCGCGGCACTCTGCAGGACCTGCTCGCGGGAGATCCGCCGTCCGACGATCAGCAGCTCGTCGAGATGGCCCGCCGCCTCGCCGAGTTGGAGGACGCCGTGGACGCCGCGCTCCATCCGGATCTCGCACCTCGAACCCCGACGACCGATCTCGATCCGGAAGGACATCCCCGTGACCGATGAGAACACCCCGACGACCGATGACTCGGCCCTGCGCCACGCCATGCACCGCGTACGGCTCGAGGTCGACAAGGCCGTGATCGGCCAGGCCGGGACCGTCACCGGTCTGCTGGTCGCGCTGCTCGCCCGCGGCCATGTGCTGCTGGAGGGCGTGCCCGGCGTCGCGAAGACGCTCGTGGTGCGCTCGTTCGCCCGCGCGCTGGGTCTGGACACCAAGCGAGTGCAGTTCACCCCCGACCTGATGCCGGGCGACGTCACCGGATCGCTCGTCTACGACGCGCGCACCGGTGAGTTCGAGTTCCGGCCGGGTCCGGTGTTCACCAGCATCCTGCTCGCCGACGAGATCAACCGCACTCCTCCCAAGACGCAGGCCGCGCTGCTCGAGGCGATGGAGGAGCGCCAGGTCTCAGCCGACGGCGTCAGCCGGCCGCTGCCGGATCCGTTCCTGGTGGCCGCGACGCAGAATCCGGTCGAGCACGAGGGCACCTACACCCTGCCCGAAGCGCAGCTGGATCGGTTCCTGATGAAGCTGGTCGTCGGGATGCCCGAGCGCGACGCCGAGGTCTCGGTGCTGCGCCTGCACGCCGAGGGGTTCTCCCCCGCCTGCTGAGCGGGGTCGAGGCCGTGATCACGGCCGAGGAGATCCGCGCCGCGCAAGAGGCCGCAGCACGAGTGCAGGTCACGGACGAGGTGCTGGGCTACGTCGTCGATCTGGCCAGGGCGACCAGACAGTCGCCGTCGGTCGAACTCGGCGCCAGCCCGCGCGCCGCGACAGCGCTGCTCGCCGCGGCGAAGGCATGGGCGTGGCTGAACGCCTCCACGGCGGTGACCCCTGACCACGTGCAGACCATGCTCATGCCGGTCTGGCGGCACCGCCTTCAGCTGCGCCCGGACGCGCAGATGGAGGGTGTGACCGCCGACGCCGTACTCGGCTCGGTGGTGCAGCAGACCCGGGTCCCGATCTGATCGCCTGAGGAGAGCTCGTGTTCTTCACCGGACGGTTCGCCCTGCTCGTCGGAGCCGGCGTCTTCCCGATCGCTCTGCTGACCGCGGCGGGCGCCTCGCCGTGGCTGGTGTTCGCGGCCTGGATCGCCCTGTGCGTCGTGCTCGTCGCGGTGGACGTACTGCTGGCGGCGAGCGCCCGGCAGGTGGTGGTCACCCGGCGGGTGCCGGAGCGCGCGCGACTGGGCGAGCCGGTCGCCGCGAGTGTGGCGCTGCAGAACA
It encodes:
- the mtrA gene encoding MtrAB system response regulator MtrA codes for the protein MTSRILVVDDDTALAEMIGIVLRTEGFEPLFCADGAKAVEQWRSQRPDLVLLDLMLPGMDGIEICSRIRAESGVPIIMLTARSDTADVVRGLEVGADDYMVKPFNPKELVARIRTRLRPTPQATTEVLRVGDLVVDVDGHEVRRGTTPISLTPLEFQLLVALASKPQQVFSREMLLEQVWGYHYKADTRLVNVHVQRLRAKVELDPDNPKIVMTVRGVGYRAGSAG
- a CDS encoding DUF4350 domain-containing protein — translated: MTLVADAAAAPGADEAASTAAARPRGRWRRLVGWLVVVLMLIGGTAIAARLVTAPPAVGAALDPEGPGDTGARALAEILRQQGAEVTVVRSHADVSAELDDGTTLAMADPVYLTDEAVQEMVADAPRTVLLSSSARTLRLFDLGDSAPDRPDRASADCDEPEFARVGTIVPGRMFAPAEGVDGCFTGQDGSAAVLVGGSESQRISLADGSVLFTNGHLAENGNAALGLALLGQTGRVVWYVPSFGDSDISGEAPDTLGARTPGWVTPAILTLLLAGLAAALWRGRRFGPLVAETLPVTVRASETMHGRARLTAKAADAPHAAAAIREGTVRRLAQRLALGDRVAAHEVADAASDRLRIPRGTLQDLLAGDPPSDDQQLVEMARRLAELEDAVDAALHPDLAPRTPTTDLDPEGHPRDR
- a CDS encoding ComF family protein is translated as MPLSRIDGARRIGAESLAFLLAADCPGCGLPGTLLCPDCARALHARPVRRVTPGGVPVRAAHEFDGVVARCIRRVKEDGQTLLVRPLGAALRAAIPGECDDALLVPVPTSRAAFRRRGYRVPELLLRAAGRTPHRMLVSTGSHTDQRGLGRDARARNVRGSMRVRHPLLALPRGADVVIVDDVVTTGATIDEAAQVLRRAGYRVVGALALAATPRRSEHGVNG
- the hpf gene encoding ribosome hibernation-promoting factor, HPF/YfiA family, which codes for METSIVGVGVSISDRFRTVVEEKLGRLQQLAAKAQRIDVKVTHRAYRNGRVPDETVELTLVGKGPVVRAEAVDADKFVALDLAVDKLAEQLRRAKEKRIDGRQHPRGAHFEKGSGSLTGIDVQPASADVLKAVATGTVPIQAEEDEVYSPVVIRTKNFDAEWMTVEEAVDRMELVGHDFFLFVDVRTDHPSVVYRRKGWDYGVISLTTQAAPEEELAS
- a CDS encoding LpqB family beta-propeller domain-containing protein, producing the protein MRAIDVAADDSAAAMLLDDGHVYLATPSNVVDLDGRPGLIAPSLDAWGYTWTVPHDSPRALKATGPDAAPNDVARAWPEASEITALRVAADGARAAALVTVGGQRHAVVAAVIRDDDGTPIGLGETHEIGRFTGTAQGLAWVGPDTVAILTSTDDARMLTQPIGGPAETMSAPSGPRSVAGARTITGVRVLSSDGVVFARRGSTWQASLSGVLVLGTRSGQ
- the mtrB gene encoding MtrAB system histidine kinase MtrB, yielding MTATSVTPAPVASWRDWRSWPRSVVRLWNRSMRFRTIAVTLLLTSLAIFITCVAMALVIQNDLFESRKDDALEKSQRAVAEAQTTLDNSNVADDRAALQALWRSVQTDLARAAASDLITASPIETLGGGGFIPPEFRAGGLSVDAISEPLRTRVAEKGDRQQFWQSIAVPATEGGSPPGIVVGQQLLVPGKAVYELYIAYDLSDSDETLLFVQRTLWLAGIALVAIVAAISWLVLRAVSAPIVEASETSARLAAGDLGVRLPVRGEDELAILARSFNAMADSIESQIKELGELSLVQQRFVSDVSHELRTPLTTIRLAADMINDQKGQFEPTTARTAELLHTQVQRFDTLLADLLEISRYDAGSVQLEVEATGLAQVAEEIVDQMRPLADQHGIELRLVAPGGYSPVDMDPRRVRRVLRNLVGNAIEHGEGRPIVVTVDSNQHAVAAGVRDFGLGMRPDDAQRVFDRFWRADPSRKRTIGGTGLGLSIALGDARLHGGTLEVWSELGVGTNFVLTIPRHPGELSGPSPVPLEPQESLTDIGALTQPIPTPDGEEEDR
- a CDS encoding DUF4129 domain-containing protein, whose protein sequence is MIRLLANADVYIPDGDEARRWAQDELAKQIYEEAKPTWFDRMSRAILEFLGGLFSSDGSGAVAPFAAVLIVLVIVAALVVALVVWGRPRASRAIRRRAHLLGEADDRSAAQLRADAERAAREGEWDAAVTLRFRGLARGLIERDLIDPAPGATAQAISRDAGAALPAEHTALHEAASIFDRVRYLSVPATEEDYRVVAGTDDRSTSLRPEAVPT
- a CDS encoding GerMN domain-containing protein, which produces MRGIRALAAGAVTAAMLLLASCTGLPTTGPVSVGLAVGEKGDGPSFTEYAATPREGADPQEIVEGFLDAGITPIDNWSIAREFLTPEMSDSWAPTSGVTVDTSSASRSITAVGDIDDEDTTSADVTVQLAQVASVDGAGAYSAGIGDTAPLKFHLERKKGGEWRISEAPNGIVLDAVNFPLVYRSYSLQYFDPSWAHLVPDVRWYPRRPSTATTLTQQLVSGEPTPWLAPGVRSAFTDEVGLARGAVVIDQSQVAEVDLTRSALNLDATTLARMRTQLEATLAPSASSRCASPWISSRWTSARCRWISPARTPARWCSPRTASVRRWATRSRRSATCRRRWTRTPHACARSTSPRTTRRRRCCSTTGMCTWPRRATSWISTAGPG